In Horticoccus luteus, the following proteins share a genomic window:
- a CDS encoding NADPH-dependent assimilatory sulfite reductase hemoprotein subunit, whose translation MLPNDPTKLSKNEHQKRSDPTLGGTISRVLNDPTAEFFADDDVQFLKFHGVYQQDDRDLRKTGKKYMMMVRSRIPGGVMTSAQWLTFDRLSTEHGNNTLRVTTRQCIQFHGVLKPGLRSVINGIVQSLLSTRAACGDVSRNVTASPTPAVTKARAQVYADALRTAYALAPRTAAYDSIWIDNEQLNLEDPAHKGFVDPLYGDAYLPRKFKASFVIPPVNDMDVFTNDIGFIAIVEGDRLLGYNVAVGGGMGRSHGNAETYPRLADVIGFVESANIIPVAQAVLTIFRDYGDRMNRKHARFKYVVEEMGSDWVRDEVVRRTGIAIPPARPYEFTSTGDVYGWNRAVDGSLFLTLFVETGRIKDVDGHRMKTALREVAEQFPHFEFRLSANQNVILANIPDADRPRLDALLASHGVKTERQASLLHASAMACPALPTCGLALAESERMLPGLIDKIEAITAELGLADEEIIIRSTGCPNGCARPYTAELAFVGKAPGRYQIWLGANAAGSRLNRLYRDAVKEPDIENELRAVFTRWRDERLPGERLGDFVARVIWAEQAAAQAAAAAATPPPAPVAAAVA comes from the coding sequence CAACGATCCCACCGCCGAATTCTTCGCCGACGACGACGTCCAGTTTCTGAAATTCCACGGCGTGTATCAGCAGGACGACCGCGATCTGCGCAAGACCGGCAAAAAATACATGATGATGGTCCGCAGCCGCATTCCCGGCGGCGTGATGACCTCCGCGCAGTGGCTCACCTTCGACCGCCTTTCCACCGAACACGGCAACAACACCCTGCGCGTCACCACGCGCCAGTGCATCCAGTTCCACGGCGTGCTGAAGCCCGGCCTTCGCTCCGTCATCAACGGCATCGTTCAATCCCTTCTCTCCACCCGCGCCGCCTGCGGCGACGTCAGCCGCAACGTCACCGCCTCGCCCACGCCCGCCGTCACCAAAGCGCGCGCCCAGGTTTACGCCGACGCCCTGCGCACCGCCTACGCCCTCGCGCCCCGCACCGCCGCCTACGACTCCATCTGGATCGATAACGAGCAGCTCAACCTCGAAGATCCCGCGCACAAAGGCTTCGTCGATCCGCTCTACGGCGACGCTTATCTCCCCCGCAAATTCAAGGCGTCCTTCGTGATTCCGCCGGTTAACGACATGGACGTCTTCACCAACGACATTGGCTTCATCGCCATCGTCGAAGGCGATCGCCTCCTCGGTTACAATGTCGCCGTCGGCGGCGGCATGGGCCGCAGCCACGGCAACGCCGAAACGTATCCGCGTCTCGCCGATGTCATCGGCTTCGTCGAATCCGCCAACATCATCCCCGTCGCCCAGGCGGTGCTCACGATCTTCCGCGATTACGGCGATCGCATGAACCGCAAACACGCGCGCTTCAAATACGTCGTCGAAGAAATGGGCTCCGACTGGGTGCGCGACGAAGTCGTCCGTCGCACCGGCATCGCGATTCCCCCGGCGCGCCCCTATGAGTTCACCAGCACGGGTGACGTCTACGGCTGGAATCGCGCCGTCGACGGTTCGCTCTTCCTCACGCTCTTCGTCGAAACCGGCCGCATCAAAGACGTCGACGGTCACCGCATGAAGACCGCCTTGCGCGAGGTCGCGGAGCAGTTCCCCCACTTCGAGTTCCGCCTCAGCGCCAACCAGAACGTCATCCTCGCCAACATCCCCGACGCCGATCGTCCGCGCCTCGACGCGCTGCTCGCGAGCCACGGCGTGAAGACCGAGCGTCAGGCCTCCCTTCTTCACGCCTCCGCGATGGCGTGCCCCGCCCTCCCGACCTGCGGCCTCGCGCTCGCCGAGTCTGAGCGCATGTTGCCCGGCCTCATCGACAAGATCGAAGCGATCACGGCCGAGCTCGGCCTCGCCGACGAGGAAATCATCATTCGCTCCACCGGCTGCCCCAACGGTTGCGCCCGCCCCTACACCGCCGAACTCGCGTTCGTCGGCAAAGCGCCCGGCCGTTACCAAATCTGGCTCGGCGCCAACGCCGCCGGTTCCCGCCTTAATCGCCTCTACCGCGACGCCGTGAAAGAACCGGACATCGAAAACGAGCTCCGCGCCGTCTTCACGCGCTGGCGCGACGAACGCCTCCCCGGCGAACGCCTCGGCGATTTCGTCGCCCGCGTCATCTGGGCCGAGCAAGCCGCCGCCCAGGCCGCCGCCGCTGCCGCCACGCCGCCACCCGCGCCCGTCGCCGCCGCCGTCGCCTGA
- a CDS encoding DUF2061 domain-containing protein has product MKEKARRSLVKAISWRVTGTLDTIVISYLITGQAKWAFSIGFVELFTKVTLYFIHERVWDRLSFGRVNPASTYSI; this is encoded by the coding sequence ATGAAGGAAAAAGCCCGCCGCAGTCTCGTGAAAGCCATCTCCTGGCGCGTCACAGGCACGCTCGATACGATCGTGATCTCCTACCTCATCACCGGCCAGGCCAAGTGGGCCTTCAGTATTGGGTTCGTGGAGCTGTTCACGAAAGTCACCCTCTACTTCATCCACGAACGCGTCTGGGACCGGCTCTCATTCGGCCGCGTCAACCCCGCGTCAACGTATTCCATTTAA
- a CDS encoding phosphoadenosine phosphosulfate reductase family protein has translation MSAFSPDQIAAANAALRTQSPLDVVRWAIAQAHGRAIVSTNFRPYEAVVLHLATQVQPDIPVLWVDHGYNRAATYQHAEALRARLKLNLQPYLPRLTPAHRDAIYGGIPTLDDEEGLKKFSAQMKLEPFQRGMRELAPTVWITALRQVQNPHRAGLDLVSHDANFNSLKVSPVFYFSDAEMEAYLAEHQLPNEWDYFDPAKADEKRECGLHAAWGGRAVASAQ, from the coding sequence ATGTCCGCTTTTTCGCCCGACCAAATCGCCGCCGCCAACGCCGCCCTCCGCACCCAGTCCCCGCTCGACGTCGTGCGTTGGGCGATCGCGCAAGCCCACGGCCGCGCCATCGTCTCCACCAACTTTCGCCCTTACGAAGCCGTCGTCCTCCATCTCGCCACGCAGGTGCAGCCCGACATTCCCGTCCTCTGGGTCGATCACGGCTACAATCGCGCCGCCACCTACCAACACGCCGAAGCCCTGCGCGCGCGCCTCAAGTTGAACCTGCAACCCTATCTCCCGCGCCTCACGCCCGCGCACCGCGATGCCATCTACGGCGGGATTCCCACGCTCGATGACGAGGAGGGCCTGAAGAAATTCAGCGCGCAGATGAAACTCGAACCGTTCCAACGCGGCATGCGCGAACTCGCGCCCACCGTCTGGATCACCGCACTTCGCCAGGTGCAAAATCCCCATCGCGCCGGCCTCGACCTCGTCTCCCACGACGCCAACTTCAACTCCCTCAAGGTCAGCCCCGTTTTCTATTTCAGCGACGCCGAGATGGAAGCCTACCTCGCGGAGCACCAACTCCCCAACGAGTGGGACTATTTCGATCCCGCGAAAGCCGACGAAAAACGCGAATGCGGCCTCCACGCCGCCTGGGGCGGTCGCGCCGTCGCCTCCGCTCAATAA
- the cysD gene encoding sulfate adenylyltransferase subunit CysD: MREVAGEFERPALLFSGGKDSICLLRLAEKAFRPSDIPMPLLNVDTGHHFPELNAFRDRRAAELGAKLIIRRVEDAIAQGIATPAPGEISRNKLQIPTLLAAIEEFRFDACIGGARRDEEKARAKERFFSFRDSFGQWDPKNQRPEIWNLYNGRLNAGENMRIFPLSNWTEMDVWEYIRREQLEVPSIYFSHRRSCVRRHGQWLPVTDILPPKPGETVRELVVRVRTIGDIISTGLVESPADTFDDIIAEIAAARVTERGSRADDKASEAAMEDRKKAGYF, translated from the coding sequence ATGCGCGAGGTCGCCGGCGAATTCGAACGCCCCGCGCTCCTGTTTTCCGGCGGCAAGGATTCCATCTGCCTCCTGCGCCTCGCCGAAAAAGCGTTCCGCCCGTCGGATATTCCGATGCCGCTGCTCAACGTCGACACCGGCCACCACTTCCCCGAGCTCAACGCGTTTCGCGATCGCCGCGCCGCCGAGCTCGGCGCCAAGCTGATCATCCGCCGCGTCGAAGACGCCATCGCCCAAGGCATCGCCACGCCCGCGCCCGGCGAAATCAGCCGCAACAAACTCCAGATCCCCACCCTCCTCGCCGCCATCGAGGAATTCCGTTTCGACGCCTGCATCGGCGGCGCCCGGCGCGACGAAGAAAAGGCCCGCGCCAAAGAACGCTTCTTCAGTTTCCGCGACAGCTTCGGCCAGTGGGACCCAAAAAACCAGCGCCCCGAAATCTGGAATCTCTACAACGGCCGCCTCAACGCCGGCGAAAACATGCGCATTTTTCCCCTCTCCAATTGGACGGAGATGGACGTGTGGGAATACATCCGCCGCGAGCAGCTTGAGGTGCCCAGCATCTATTTCAGCCACCGCCGCTCCTGCGTCCGCCGCCACGGCCAATGGCTGCCCGTCACCGATATTCTCCCGCCGAAACCCGGCGAGACCGTGCGCGAACTCGTCGTCCGCGTGCGCACCATCGGCGATATCATCAGCACCGGCCTCGTCGAGTCGCCGGCCGACACCTTCGACGACATCATCGCCGAAATCGCCGCCGCCCGCGTCACCGAACGCGGCTCGCGCGCCGACGACAAAGCCTCCGAAGCCGCCATGGAAGACCGCAAAAAAGCCGGCTACTTCTGA
- a CDS encoding sulfate adenylyltransferase subunit 1: protein MSISPAPELNATLAPEPLSPSSIASTALATHPIDILRFNTCGSVDDGKSTLIGRLLYDSKSLMEDQIEALERSADITGGGQINLANLTDGLRAEREQGITIDVAYRYFATPRRKFIIADTPGHVQYTRNMVTGASTANLSIVLVDARTGVIEQSRRHSCLASLLRIPHLVVAVNKMDLVGWSEERFREIRDDFEKFLPRLDIKDVKFIPISALNGDNVVSPSPHTPWHVGPPLLGHLETVHIASDWNLSGFRFPVQWVNRPHSPSNPRLHDFRGLSGQIAGGVVRRGQKVLVLPAGITTSIKQIWTYDGPVDEAFCPQSVTLVLEHDLDVSRGNMIVGLDDFMPGAGSNLHAKICWMHPRPLQRGKKYLLKHTTNTVQAVVSEIENRIDITTLEPRSAPAELALNDIGEIRLRTAKPLFYDGYATNRLTGSFILIEQGTNATVAAGMLLPPKQVVRADEIDFVI from the coding sequence ATGTCCATTTCTCCCGCTCCCGAATTGAACGCCACCCTCGCCCCCGAGCCGCTCTCGCCGTCGTCCATTGCCTCGACGGCGCTCGCCACGCACCCGATCGACATCCTCCGCTTCAACACCTGCGGCAGCGTCGACGACGGCAAGTCCACCCTCATCGGCCGGCTCCTCTACGATTCAAAATCGCTGATGGAAGATCAGATCGAGGCGCTCGAACGCTCCGCCGACATCACCGGCGGCGGCCAGATCAATCTCGCCAACCTCACCGACGGCCTCCGCGCCGAGCGCGAGCAAGGCATCACGATCGACGTCGCCTACCGCTACTTTGCCACGCCCCGCCGCAAGTTCATCATCGCGGATACGCCCGGCCACGTCCAATACACGCGCAACATGGTCACGGGCGCCTCCACGGCGAACCTCTCCATCGTGCTGGTCGACGCCCGCACCGGCGTCATCGAGCAAAGCCGCCGCCACTCCTGCCTCGCCTCGCTCCTGCGCATTCCCCACCTCGTCGTCGCGGTCAACAAAATGGACCTCGTCGGCTGGAGCGAAGAACGCTTCCGCGAGATTCGCGACGACTTCGAAAAATTCCTCCCGCGCCTCGATATCAAGGACGTCAAGTTCATCCCGATCAGCGCGCTCAATGGCGACAACGTCGTCTCGCCTTCCCCTCACACCCCCTGGCACGTCGGTCCCCCGCTGCTCGGCCACCTCGAGACCGTCCACATCGCCAGCGATTGGAACCTCTCCGGCTTCCGCTTCCCCGTGCAATGGGTCAACCGTCCGCATTCCCCGAGCAACCCGCGCTTGCACGACTTCCGCGGCCTCAGCGGCCAGATCGCCGGCGGCGTCGTCCGCCGCGGTCAGAAAGTGCTCGTGCTCCCCGCCGGCATCACCACCTCCATCAAACAAATCTGGACCTACGACGGACCCGTGGACGAAGCCTTCTGCCCGCAATCCGTCACGCTCGTGCTGGAGCACGACCTCGACGTCAGCCGCGGCAACATGATCGTCGGCCTCGACGACTTCATGCCCGGCGCCGGCAGCAATCTCCACGCGAAGATCTGCTGGATGCACCCGCGCCCGCTTCAACGCGGCAAAAAATACCTCCTCAAGCACACGACCAACACTGTCCAGGCGGTCGTCTCCGAAATCGAAAACCGCATCGACATCACGACGCTCGAACCCCGTTCCGCGCCGGCCGAACTCGCACTCAACGACATTGGCGAAATTCGCCTGCGCACCGCCAAGCCGCTCTTCTACGACGGCTACGCGACCAATCGTCTCACGGGCTCGTTCATCCTCATCGAGCAAGGCACCAACGCCACCGTCGCCGCCGGCATGCTCCTCCCACCCAAGCAAGTCGTGCGCGCCGACGAAATCGACTTCGTCATCTGA
- a CDS encoding RrF2 family transcriptional regulator has product MKISVKVDYACRVLTEIARLHGTGTLAQIEHLAKTEAVPPTFLAQILSELRNGGLITSRRGAQGGYALARPADQISLYDIVTVIDGDVLELSGNHAGRTGRRLRAVWQDIRTDLAEKMKSYTVDRLLAQNAAEMYYI; this is encoded by the coding sequence GTGAAGATTTCCGTCAAAGTCGACTATGCGTGCCGCGTGCTGACTGAAATCGCCCGACTGCACGGCACCGGCACCCTCGCGCAAATCGAGCACCTGGCGAAAACCGAGGCCGTCCCCCCTACGTTTCTCGCGCAAATTCTCAGCGAATTGCGCAACGGCGGGCTCATCACCAGCCGCCGCGGCGCCCAAGGCGGTTACGCGCTCGCCCGCCCGGCCGACCAGATTTCCCTCTACGACATCGTCACCGTCATCGATGGCGATGTCCTCGAACTCAGTGGCAACCACGCCGGCCGCACCGGCCGCCGCCTGCGCGCGGTCTGGCAGGACATCCGCACCGACCTCGCCGAGAAAATGAAAAGCTACACCGTCGACCGGCTGCTCGCGCAAAACGCCGCGGAAATGTATTACATCTGA
- a CDS encoding serine O-acetyltransferase: MSLESIKQALLQSYDADGGINHLDGINLPGQESVNLLAAQFMHLLFPGYFEETGLSKNEVPAWVDRLLASVDARLAAEIEKSLRFARRDEPARLARELTTATLSRLPEVRRIVQTDVAAAYRGDPAARSVEEIILAYPCVLVISLQRVAHVLYSLNVPLLPRMLTEYAHERTGCDIHPGAEIGSHFFVDHGTGVVIGETARIGHHVKIYQGVTLGAKSFQVDDSGAPVKGVKRHPKLEDHVVVYPGATILGGDTVIGENSVVGSNVWLMQSMPPNSIAYYQGDQASIVRARRKKDDLLGDNGGDWMI; encoded by the coding sequence ATGAGTCTCGAGTCCATCAAACAAGCGCTCCTCCAATCCTACGATGCGGATGGCGGCATCAACCATCTCGACGGCATCAACCTGCCCGGCCAGGAATCCGTCAACCTCCTCGCTGCGCAGTTCATGCACCTGCTGTTTCCCGGTTATTTCGAGGAGACTGGTCTGAGCAAAAACGAAGTCCCCGCGTGGGTCGACCGCCTCCTCGCCAGCGTCGATGCGCGCCTGGCCGCCGAGATCGAAAAGAGTCTCCGCTTCGCCCGTCGCGATGAGCCCGCCCGCCTCGCCCGCGAACTCACCACCGCCACGCTCAGCCGCCTCCCCGAAGTCCGCCGCATCGTGCAGACCGATGTCGCCGCCGCCTACCGCGGCGATCCCGCCGCCCGCAGCGTCGAGGAAATCATTCTCGCGTATCCGTGCGTGCTCGTGATCTCGCTCCAACGCGTCGCCCACGTCCTCTATTCGCTCAACGTGCCGCTGCTTCCGCGCATGCTCACCGAATACGCCCACGAACGCACCGGCTGCGACATCCATCCGGGCGCCGAAATCGGCTCCCACTTCTTTGTCGATCACGGCACCGGCGTCGTCATCGGCGAAACCGCCCGGATCGGCCACCACGTCAAAATCTACCAAGGCGTCACGCTCGGCGCGAAGTCCTTCCAAGTCGACGATTCTGGCGCGCCCGTGAAAGGCGTGAAGCGCCACCCGAAACTCGAGGACCACGTCGTGGTTTATCCCGGCGCCACGATTCTCGGCGGCGATACCGTCATCGGCGAAAACTCCGTCGTCGGCTCCAACGTCTGGCTCATGCAATCGATGCCGCCCAACAGCATCGCCTATTACCAAGGCGACCAGGCTTCCATCGTCCGCGCCCGGCGCAAAAAAGACGATCTCCTCGGCGACAACGGCGGCGATTGGATGATCTGA
- a CDS encoding class I SAM-dependent methyltransferase, whose amino-acid sequence MNDGFLVTYPAHVARLRAKLDRDAALREAVGGNFLAMGKLECALLVQLGLTADSRVIDVGCGSGRLACQLAAVPGVRYLGTDVVEELLAYARELAQRSDWVFAVANGVKIEAPDNTADFVCFFSVLTHLKHEDSYRYLQEAKRVLKPGGAIVFSFLEFFIPSHWEVFRHMLEHGQPGDHLNQFMDREAIKRWAYYLEMDVEAVWDGDKPHIPFEGEVVLDDGRKLTGVGALGQSVAVLRKRR is encoded by the coding sequence ATGAACGACGGCTTCCTTGTCACTTATCCCGCCCATGTGGCCCGCTTGCGGGCGAAACTGGATCGCGACGCGGCGTTGCGGGAGGCGGTGGGCGGAAATTTTCTGGCGATGGGCAAGCTGGAGTGTGCGTTGCTGGTGCAGCTCGGCCTGACGGCGGATTCGCGGGTGATCGATGTGGGCTGTGGCAGCGGGCGGCTGGCGTGCCAGCTCGCGGCAGTGCCAGGCGTGCGGTATCTCGGCACGGATGTGGTGGAGGAGTTGCTGGCGTATGCGCGCGAACTGGCGCAGCGGTCGGACTGGGTCTTTGCGGTGGCCAACGGCGTGAAGATCGAGGCGCCGGACAACACGGCGGACTTCGTGTGTTTCTTCTCGGTGCTCACGCATTTGAAGCATGAGGACAGTTATCGCTACCTGCAGGAGGCGAAGCGGGTGTTGAAACCGGGCGGCGCGATCGTGTTTTCGTTTCTCGAGTTCTTCATTCCGTCGCACTGGGAAGTGTTTCGCCACATGCTCGAGCACGGGCAGCCGGGCGATCACTTGAACCAGTTCATGGACCGGGAAGCGATCAAGCGGTGGGCGTATTATTTGGAGATGGACGTGGAGGCGGTGTGGGACGGCGACAAACCGCACATCCCGTTTGAGGGCGAAGTGGTGCTCGACGACGGGAGGAAGCTCACCGGCGTGGGCGCGCTCGGGCAATCGGTGGCGGTGCTGCGCAAGCGGCGTTGA